Within the Candidatus Hydrogenedentota bacterium genome, the region TGCATGTACACGGCCAAGCACACGATGCTTTACAAGCACAAGGTGCACGACGGCCAGGCGTACGTGTTCTATATGGACATTCGCGCGGGCGGCAAGGGATATGAGGAATTCGTGCGGCGCGCCATCGAGAAGGATGGCGCTCGGTACTACCGGGGCCGCGTCTCCAAGATCACCGAGGAGAACGGCAAACTCATCGTACGCGGCGCCGACACGCTGACCGGCGCGCCCGTGGCCGTCGAGGCCGACCTGGTCGTGCTGGCCGCCGCGATGCGCCCCGCAATCGGAGTGTTGGAACTCGCGCAGAAGATCAAGCTCGGGTATGACGAGTTCGGGTTCCTGTCCGAGTCCCACCCGAAACTTCGGCCCGTGGAGACCAACACGGCCGGCGTTTATATCTGCGGCGCGTGCCATGCGCCGAAGGACATTCCCGAAGCCGTCGCCCAAGCTTCGGCGGCGGCAGGAAAGGTCCAGGTCCTGTTCTCGAAGGGCGAACTGACCCGCGAGCCCGAGGTCGCGTCCGTCAACGAACAGGCGTGCGCCGCGTGTTTCGCGTGCGTCCGGACGTGCCCGTATCTCGCCATCGATAAGGCCGAGATCCGGGATCGCCAAGGCAATCTGCTCAAGATGACGGCGCGCGTCAACCCAAGCTTGTGCATGGGGTGCGGGACCTGCGTGGCCGTATGCCCGTCCAAGAGCGTCGACCTCGAAGGGTTCAGCGAGGAGCAGATCTACGAAATGGTGAACGGCTTGATATGAGCGAAGATTTCGAACCCAAGATCGTAGCGTTCGTGTGCAATTGGTGCACGTACCTTGCCGCGGACCTTGCCGGCACCAACCGCCTCGAGTATCCGCCGAACGTCCGTATCCTCCGGCTGCCGTGTACGGGCCGGGTGGACTTCAACCTCATCATCAAAGCGCTCGAAATGGGCGCGGACGCCGTGGTGGTGTCGGGCTGCCACCCGGGCGACTGCCATTACACGGCGGGAAACTACCACGCGCGGCGGAGGTGGATTCTATTTCGCGAGCTTCTTGAAACAATGGGCGTCGAGACGGACCGAATCTTCTTCTCGTGGATTTCGGCCGCGGAAAGCAAGAAGTGGCAGCAGATGATAACGGAGATTACGGACCAGATCCGCGAGATGGGTCCGTATCAGGCATATCACGAGATTTCTGAGGCAACGGCATGATAGGGCAATTACGCGACAAGTGCCGGCGTCTTCTGCAGGACGGCGCCGTTCAGGTAGTCATCGGGTACGGCGGCGCGAGCACTCCGGATGGAATGCCGCATCCGATCTTCGTGAGGCGGCCGGACGATGTGGACAAGCTCGTGTGGAATGACCGGTGCATGTCGAACCTGACCACCTACCTGACGCGGGACGCCGTCAAGGCCCTCGGCAAGCCCGCCATCGTGGTCAAGGGCTGCGACGCGCGTGCCCTGGTCGTACTCGAACAGGAGTGCCAGATCGACCGTTCCGCCATGCACGTTATCGGCATGGCGTGCGCGGGCGTCGGCAGCCCAAGGGCGCCGAAGTGCGCCTCCTGCGACGTCCACGTGCCGGCCCTGGCGGACGAGGTCATCGGGGAAGCGCCTGAGACGACGGGGCCGGCGGACTCGCCGTACTCCGAACTCGAGGAGTTTCTCAAGAAGAGCACCGTCGAACGGTTTGCTTACTGGCGCGAGGAAACAGCGCGCTGCATCCGGTGTTACGCCTGCCGCGAGGTCTGTCCCACGTGCTATTGCCGGCGCTGCATCGTGGACAAGAACCGGCCCACGTGCATTGAGACCTCGGCGACGGTCAAGGCCAATTTCGCATGGCATGTGACGCGGGCGTTTCACCAGGCCGGGCGCTGCACGGGATGCGGCGAATGCACAAGAGCCTGCCCGGTCGGCATCAATATGAGGCTGCTGAACCAGTCGCTGGCCCGGGCGGCTGAAGAGCATTTCAGCTACCGCGCGGGCACGGACCGCGAAACCCCGCCCATCATCGGCGCTTATGGCCTCGAAGACAAGGAGAGTTTCATCCGGTGAGTGAAATGATCGCCCAAGAGGCCCTTCCGGGGCTGGTAGACAAATGGCTCGCCCAGGGCAAGCGCGTAGCTGGTCCGAGCGTGGTCAAGCCAGGCTATTGCTTATACGTCGAGCTGGAATCTTCGGCGCAACTTGCCCTCGAAGGGTTCGTTCGCCCGCGGAATTCGATCAAAGAGTTCGTATTTCCGCGTCACGAGACGGTCTGCCGGTATCATTTCAGCGGACACACCGTCGAGACCGAGGACTGCGACCCGCCGCAATCGGAGCAAGTGATTGTAGGCGCCCGCCCCTGCGACGCGGCCGCCTTGCCCATCCTCGACCACCTGTTTACGTGGGATTACGAAGACAAGTTCTATACCGAACGCCGTAAGGCGACCACCGTTGTCACGCTGGCATGCCAGACCCACGACGACGAGTGCTTCTGCACGTCGCTGGACCTCGGTCCCGCCGCCGAACAGGGCTCGGACGTCCTTCTCCTGGCGATGCCGGGCGGATACGAAGTGCGTTGCCTGACTGACAAGGGCAAGGCCCTTTTCGCAGGAGAGACCCGGACTGCCGAACAGGCTGCCGTTGTGCCGCCCGGTCCCCCAGTTACGGTAACGCCCGAGACCGTCATGACCTACTTGCAGGCAAGCTATGACGACCCGATGTGGATCGACCTGGCGTTGCGGTGTCTCGGGTGCGGGGCGTGCGCGTATACCTGCCCGACCTGCCATTGCTTCGACATCGTGGACGAGGGCACCGCCGCGGGCGGCTGCCGGGTCAAGAATTGGGACTGTTGCCAGTTTGCCATGTTCACCCAGCATGCTTCCGGACACAATCCGCGGCCCGGGCAGTCGCAGCGCCAGAGGCAGCGTATTCAGCACAAGTTTCGCATCTATCCGGAGAAGTTCGGCGTGATGCTTTGCACGGGGTGCGGCAACTGCGCGCGAAACTGTCCGGTTGGTCTGGGCGTGTTGAGCACCCTGAAAGAGGCTGCGGGCCACGGCCCGGTCGAGGTTGGGTCATGAATAACATCTATATGCCGGACCTGATGGAAGTCGTCGAGGTGCAGCAGCACACCCCGGACGTCAAATCCGTGAAGATCAAGTTCCAGGACCCCGCGCTCGCGGAATCGTTTACATTTCGCGTCGGACAATTTGGCATGTTCTCGGTATTCGGGGCCGGCGAGTCCACGTTCAATATCTGTTCCAGCTCGAACTGGAAGGGCTTCCTCGAATTCTGCTTCCGCAAGACCGGGAAAGTCACCGAATCACTCTGGCAGGCAGACGAGGGCGACATGATCGGGTTCCGCGGTCCCTACGGCAACAGCTATCCGATGGAAGAGTGGGAAGGCAAGAACCTGATCTTCATAGGCGGCGGGATCGCGATGCCGCCCATTCGGTGCGCCGTGTGGTACGCGCTTGAAAACCGCGCCAAGTACGGCAATATCACGGTGCTGTACGGCGCCCGGACCGTCAAGGACCTCGTCTATGCCGATGAACTCGACAAATGGGCGGAGCAGGAGCGCGTCCGTGTGATACGCTGCGTGGACCCGGGCGGCGAGACCCCCGAATGGAAGGGCGAGGTCGGTCTGATCCCGCACGTTCTCGAGCGCGCCGGCGTATCCGCCGAAAACAGCGTTGCCCTGGTGATCGGCCCTCCCATCATGATCAAATTCACCCTGCCCGTCCTCGATAAGATGGGCCTGGCCAAGGCTGACGTGTATACAAGCCTCGAAAACCGCATGAAATGTGGCATCGGCAAATGTGGCCGGTGTAACTGCGGCCCCGTCTACGTCTGCAAAGAAGGCCCGGTCTTTTCCTTCGAACAACTCAGCCGCCTCCCCGTGGATTACTGACCCCGCGGCGCTAAAGCACTCATCCGGCGCGCAATCCCATACACCGGCGGCTGCGGGACCCGTAACAGTCGCGCACGTTGCGGCAGACGTCATTGGGTTGATGAATTGCGGCTTCGCATTCCGTCATAATGGCGACAGGCATGAAACCCGTTCAAAGGAGTGTCATGACATGAGAGGTATTTCTGTGTCAATCGTCTATGGTCTCGCCCTCTGTTCCCCCCTCGCGGCGCAGAATGCAGCCTTCGCTGACGCCGTCATGGCAAGCCCGGACGAACTTGCCGCTTTCGCCGCATGGGCCGCGGACGTGTTTGGCGACGCAGCCCTGGACTCGAACGCGCCCCCGAAAGTCGCTCTTGAATTGAAAAAACAGGACTTCAGCGAACTGCATTTCCGCCTCTCCTGCGTCGACACTCCCCTGCGCATCGGCGACCAGGGTTTCGAACACGGCCTGGGCACCCACGCCAACAGCGAAATCATAGCATCGGTTCCCGAGAAAGCGGTCCGCTTCGAGGCCATGGTCGGCATTGACAACAACGCCGACACGGGGGGACAACGAGGTAGCGGGGTGTTTATCGTCGAGTTCGGCGGCCAGGAAGCCGTCCGGACGCCTGTCGTGCGCGGCGGCGAGGCGCCTGTTCCCGTGGCGTTCGACGTGCCCGCAGGAACGAACTCCCTGACCCTCAAGGCCGACACGACCGAGGACGGTCCCGCACATGATCAGGCCGACTGGGCAGATGCGCGCTACATCCTCGCGGACGGCACTACAGTCTGGCTTGATGCGGGTCATCACCGCCCGCCCATGGCCGCTGCCAAAGCGCCGTTCTCCTTCCGGTACGCCGGGCAGGATTCCCGCGATTTTCTTGCGCAGTGGGAGCGGACTGCCGCATCCAAGGACTTCGGCACATACCGTTTCTGCACCGCGCACTGGACCGATCCCGTCACCAAGCTGCGTGTCACGGCCGAGGCAAAG harbors:
- a CDS encoding hydrogenase iron-sulfur subunit, with the protein product MSEDFEPKIVAFVCNWCTYLAADLAGTNRLEYPPNVRILRLPCTGRVDFNLIIKALEMGADAVVVSGCHPGDCHYTAGNYHARRRWILFRELLETMGVETDRIFFSWISAAESKKWQQMITEITDQIREMGPYQAYHEISEATA
- a CDS encoding 4Fe-4S binding protein, coding for MIGQLRDKCRRLLQDGAVQVVIGYGGASTPDGMPHPIFVRRPDDVDKLVWNDRCMSNLTTYLTRDAVKALGKPAIVVKGCDARALVVLEQECQIDRSAMHVIGMACAGVGSPRAPKCASCDVHVPALADEVIGEAPETTGPADSPYSELEEFLKKSTVERFAYWREETARCIRCYACREVCPTCYCRRCIVDKNRPTCIETSATVKANFAWHVTRAFHQAGRCTGCGECTRACPVGINMRLLNQSLARAAEEHFSYRAGTDRETPPIIGAYGLEDKESFIR
- a CDS encoding 4Fe-4S dicluster domain-containing protein, whose translation is MIAQEALPGLVDKWLAQGKRVAGPSVVKPGYCLYVELESSAQLALEGFVRPRNSIKEFVFPRHETVCRYHFSGHTVETEDCDPPQSEQVIVGARPCDAAALPILDHLFTWDYEDKFYTERRKATTVVTLACQTHDDECFCTSLDLGPAAEQGSDVLLLAMPGGYEVRCLTDKGKALFAGETRTAEQAAVVPPGPPVTVTPETVMTYLQASYDDPMWIDLALRCLGCGACAYTCPTCHCFDIVDEGTAAGGCRVKNWDCCQFAMFTQHASGHNPRPGQSQRQRQRIQHKFRIYPEKFGVMLCTGCGNCARNCPVGLGVLSTLKEAAGHGPVEVGS
- a CDS encoding FAD/NAD(P)-binding protein codes for the protein MNNIYMPDLMEVVEVQQHTPDVKSVKIKFQDPALAESFTFRVGQFGMFSVFGAGESTFNICSSSNWKGFLEFCFRKTGKVTESLWQADEGDMIGFRGPYGNSYPMEEWEGKNLIFIGGGIAMPPIRCAVWYALENRAKYGNITVLYGARTVKDLVYADELDKWAEQERVRVIRCVDPGGETPEWKGEVGLIPHVLERAGVSAENSVALVIGPPIMIKFTLPVLDKMGLAKADVYTSLENRMKCGIGKCGRCNCGPVYVCKEGPVFSFEQLSRLPVDY